Within the Miscanthus floridulus cultivar M001 chromosome 2, ASM1932011v1, whole genome shotgun sequence genome, the region GCAAGAGGAAACGGGCAGCGGCCTGACCTGCGCAAAACCCCGCTCTCCTCATCTCTCGCCAAAACCCTAAGAAGCCGCAAGGGAACGGAACCCCCCTCTGTCCTCCTCTCCAGCTTTTTCGCCAGCGGCCTGTTCGCAAGCAACCGCTGAGGAGGGAAAGGAGAAGAAGCTGCGCAGTAGAAGAGGAAGCGGCGGCGGTGTGTAGGCTGCGCAGAGAGAGGCAGCGAGGGATCGTAAGCTTTTGGCAGTGGTGGTCTTGGAATGCAGCAGCAACACCTGATGCAGATGAACCAGAACATGATTGGGGGCTACACCTCACCTGCCGCTGTGACCACCGATCTCATCCAGCAGGTCCTGATCCTAACCCAAATCCCCCCATCCCTCCTCGTCCCTGCTCTATCCTCGTGTCTTTGAATctttttcttctttgtttgtgCCGTGATCTTGCCTTCGCTGTCGCCTTTTGGATTCTGGCTTTCTTTCTCCCTTCCTCTTTGCTCGTCAGAGTATCAGATTTGAGTCAAAGTTCTCTCTTTATTCGTTCTTTTCCCCCTCCCTGATTTTTTCCCCAATCTCTTGCTTTCTTGATTTTTCTCTGCACTAGTATCTTCACATTTACTTGCATTTTTTTAATCTGTAAATGCAAATATTCTTTTTGGCGACTGGAAAATACCCCCCTCTCTTTTTATCATTCTTGCATGATATTCGAAATAGTTGTAAAAAAGAGAGGGCTTTCAGTTTTTCCCCTTCTCTTCTGTTCTTCGTGttgatttcctttttcttttttcatctTTCGATTCATCCCATGTCCCTGTGCTATTTTATATTGACGTGGTTTCAGATGGTCCCTCGCTTCTGATTTCCTCTGCAGTTCAAACTGCCGCAGTCTATTTGGTCCTATTCTTTAGCTGTTGTCGCCCACATGATTTGAATACCTCCTTTATCTCCGCATCTAAACCCCAAGTCCCCAACCCTTTGTAGCTCGGTTTGGTTGGTGGCCTGCTGTGAATGATCATACATCCCCCTGCTGTTTTTCGCAAGCAGTAACGATGCCAGGCCTGCACCCTGCACCTGTCTCCTGCCTAGCAATCTTTAAAGCCTGGCCAGGCGGCATCATGTGGGATATTTGCATCGAAGGAAACATATAAAAGCTGTGAGATTTGCATAGATATCAAATGTTTGGATAGGTAATAACATATAAAAGGACTAGTAGTATCAAATATCTTATTACttgcttgtttttctttctttttgaaaGTAATTTTGCAGACACTGAGTGGTCACAAGCTCACAGGCAGGCCCTTATTGGCCGTGCTGTGGGAGAGCATGATCTGGACCATACTCTGAAATTCATGTGGGTAGGAGCGAATGTAGGCTCGCGTGCGCTGTACTGCCGGACGCCCATTGGAGTTTGACTGTTAGACCCTTAAAAAGCTCCAGCTTCACAGCCAAATGCCGAAATGCTAACAGCCAGGGGCCCGGACTGCGGACTGCATGTCCTGACCTTGCCTGATGCCTATGTTTGCATGCTCCCGTGTCAGTCAATGATTGATCTTTAGATTGGGAGAGGCGTACGTTTGAGTGAGAAACCAGGGTATCAATCATTGAATCTACAAGGCAGTTCATTGGGGACGAACTGCCGTGTTGGTCAGTCGTACAAGTATTGTTCACTGGTCTGCAAAGTATTTGTATTTGAGACTTACTTTCATTTCTTCGTTAGCAGTAGATAGATGAGAAAGTAAATGCTCCGTCTGTGGTCAGCGATGATAGACACAAGCGTCTACTGGAATGTATTGACATGATAGATACAAGCGTCTACTGGAATGTATTGACATGCTAATACGTTTTCGACCCTGAACTGTGCAGTACCTGGATGAGAACAAGCAGCTGATCCTAGCCATCCTCGACAACCAGAACAATGGCAAGGTGGAGGAGTGCGAACGGTGAGTTACTGAGTTTCATGTTCATCTCCCTGCACGATTGTTATGGATGGTTATGGATGTAGTAGCAGCTGTAGTCTATCAACACCTGTGTTAACATGGACAAGAATTCCCCTTTGTTCAGTCTAGCGTCAAACAAACAAGCCTAATTTGTTGACTGTTAAAATATGTTTCTTGCTAAAATGCTCCTTTCGCGATGAATGATTCCCATATTTGATTAATATATTTGGCAAATGTTCACGTGATAAAAAACAAGTGATTAGTCCTGTAGCACCAACCATGTACTGTTTTGTTCAGTCTACTGTTTTTGTGGCCTGTAATGGCATTATGTTAATGTCATATCACACCTTATATAGTTTTTCCATAACTGAAGCAACTTCTGATGTTCCTTTCTCAATCATCGTTCCAAGTAATAGCAAGCATGTTCATCTGTTCACTGCTTACTTGTGACAACTGATAAAAGAGACTTCTTTAGTTTATACATATCTGTCGACCACCATGCATGATTATGTAGTGCAATGAACTATAGATATCCTCGTCAGCTGAGTGTTCTCGTGTTTGCCACCTGATGCTGTCTTGCAGGCACCAAGCTAAGCTCCAGCACAACCTCATGTACCTGGCCGCCATCGCCGACAGCCAGCCACCACAGACCGCACCACTATCACAGGTACTGCTAATGCTGCTCGTCGGCTTGGCCCTTGCTGCTCTAACAACCAAGCATTTTCAATAGCGAATCAAGGGTTGCGTCGCTCATCTCACTTGGCATGTCTGCAGTACCCGTCCAACTTGATGATGCAGCCGGGCCCTCGGTACATGCCACCGCAGTCCGGGCAGATGATGAGCCCGCAGTCGCTAATGGCGGCGCGGTCCTCCATGATGTACGCGCACCCATCCATGTCACcgctccagcagcagcaggcggcgcACGGCCAGCTGGGCATGGCTTCAGGGGGCGGCGGTGGCACGACCAGTGGGTTCAGTATCCTCCACGGTGAGGCCAGCATGGGCGGTGCTGCTGGCGCTGGCGCCGGCAACAGCATGATGAACGCCGGCATGTTCTCAGGCTTTGGCCGCAGCAGCAGTGGCGCCAAGGAGGGGTCGACCTCGCTGTCGGTTGACGTCCGGGGTGGCACCAGCTCCGGCGCGCAGAGCGGGGATGGCGAGTACCTGAAAGCAGGCACCGAGGAAGAAGGCAGTTAAGACGATGTCACTAGCACTGGCATCGGCTCGGTGACGACCGGCATGGCATAGCAGCAGGATTAGCAGGTAGCTTTGAGGAACGAGGAGGGTTAGTAGTGTAGTAATGGTAGCACTAGCTAGCTAGTATGTAGTCGGTAAGGTTGGGTTGTTCCATAGAACCTGGAGGTGGTAGTGaccagcatgcatgcatgatggtCACTTGTTTTGAATGTACGTTGCAGGTTCTCCCCCAAGATGTAGTGTAGAACGTTACTGGTGACCTCTTTGCGCGAACACTCTATGCACTGTTGATGATCTTGACACCAAAAAGAAAACCTTTTCACTACTGCCTTTTTGATCTTGTGATTGTTGTTGGAACACTTCAGTTTCGAAGAAGCACTGGACACGTTATGAGGATGCAAGGAGTGTCCGATCATGGCGACTTAGGATGTTTGGTTTGAAAGATATTCACGGATGGAGATAACAATTCATATTTTGAAAGTATGAGAGAATATTCTCTCTATATGGTGGATGAGGCTACAAGAAAAGACCTGATGTGCTCATCTATATTTTCTAATCTTGGTCATTATTAATAAATTAAGGATTGTTCGTATGTTCTAATTTTTGTCATTATTAATAAAAAGGTTATATTAGTACTTAATTATGATGGTAAGATTAGTTTTGATTAGTGCTTCTATGTTAGCTAGCGCATGACTTGTGTGCcaattaacatattttatttttaattagtAATTATCTTGAAAAAATAGTGTCCGTGCATATTTATTTGTGTATGATTATTTGTTAtcatttctattaaaaaatatAATTAGTGAACTACTATCCATCCAACCGAACAAAAAAATATTTGTTCTATCCATTGAACCAAACACCTGAAATTTATAGATGGTCGTATCCAATCCAACATTGCCGTCAAATCAAACACACCCTTAGAGGACTCGCCCCCAACAACCAAATCTGACCCATTTCCTTCCACTCCAAGTAAACTTCAGATTTGACTTCTCCTCACGTGGATCTATCGATTCATGGATCATTGAGGCTAGTTTTTCACTTGGAAGCTTGATGGCGGGGGTTGGTGTTGTGGAGGTGACTCAGCTTGGGCCTTCGCTGCCACATCTCCCTTCGGCCACCCTAGTCTCTAGTGTTATGCTTCCTCTGTCGGTTCTCATCGTCCATCTACTAAAGCTTCTGAGGTCGGGCTCGGCTGCGTCGTCATCGAGGTGGCCTCctccttagactgtctccaacagtcTATGAATCTGACTACCCATTTTGCGtgggaggagggaggggaggcAAATAAGCATCCTCCTGACGCACGACCCAATCTCTGGCGCGGAGGGCACGGCCGCGGGGCGCAGCGGCGAGGAGACGACGGGCGGGGCGGGTGGCGTGCTGAGGTGCACCGGCGACGGCCCCTGCTCGAGCCTCCCCCGGCGGCGCGGGTGCCTGCGCCCCTGCTCCGGCCTCCTCCATGGCCGACGTCCGGCACACCTCCTCCTCCATGGATCCGGCGCAGGTAGCTTCACGAGTGCCTCCATGGCCGGCGCGACCGCAGGCTCCGCTGTTCCCTCCGCCGCATGAGGTCCCAGGTCTGACCGCTGCTCCTCTTCTTCCAGCCACTGCTCCCCAATCCCCTTCCAGTCGCTGCTCCCCCATCTCCGATGGCATGTCGGCGCTTCTCCGCTTGTGCATGCTACGTGCGGCGGCGCATCCTGCTGGAGGCCGGTCTCCCCACTCAGGTGAGCCCCCATCTGACTCCGCGCGAgcccccctcccctctccctcccaCATCCGACGAGATCTGCGCACCACTTCGGCAAGCACTGGAGTGGCAGCAGCGGACGTGCTCGACTCCGATGAACAGGCGCCGGCCGTGCTCCACTCCGGCAAACCGCGCAGCCCTGGTGGCGCGCGGTCCGTGGCCGACGGGAATCCGACCCTGACCCCTAAGGTGCACGTGTGGCGGCGTGGGCAGGGAGAGGGAAGCAGgaagagtggaggaggaggaggaaagggaaagaaggagagggagggcagCGGCGGCTTCGAGGTCCGACGGTCGCGCGGGGCAAAGGAGGCTTCGACAGCGGCGGCGCTAGGGACCTTGGCGGGCAGAGCCGAGTGCGGCTCTAGCTTCACGAGTTTTGGGTTCGCTATGGGAGAAGATAAGATTTGGGTGCGTGACTTTCTCGTTGTACGTGACCCAAAACCTAGAATGGGTGTTGTGTTTGGGTATGgactgttggagatagtcttagttgTTACTACTACATTCAACGTCGTgcctgtaagaaaaatggaccctaaattcatttattttggattttgatgtttgatgaccaacacaatcaaattggactaataaatttataagtaattgttttgtagttcaatagggtgcaagacgtgacttggacgaaggcgacatgatgatccaacgatcaacaccataagcaagaccctagaagcacaagagaagacccaaaatattaagcaaagtccaagcacgaatatGTGaatcaagccggacgcaagatcgcgaagaaaccgagctcggcagaggtgaccgaacgcggccctatgaggaccggacgcgtccgatcagttgctcagcaacagcagcgaccggactcTGAGTAAGGCAGTGACCAGACACACGGACTTTACTGTTCATCGTCGCGGCAACAACTCACTGAGACCAGACGCAACAGTTGTTGACGACCGGACGCGCCCACAGctgtggacgaccggacgcgcgcAGGCTGCTATGTGCGTGTACAAGGCGTGGGATGCATCAGCTGGTTGCTGTGTACGTATTTTGTTTGAACCCCCGTTTTGATTCGATTTGTTTTGTACCGTGGATTTAACAACCATATGCAATGGTTGATGCGGAAGCTGTGATATTAATATATTCTTTTAAAAAAATGTTTGTGCATACCTGTAGGAATTGTCTAATTCAAGTGCGTGCTCCCTGTGGCCAGTTTTACTGAACGACTGCATGTGTTTTATCGGGTATTTTCTTTTAGTCGCCTGAAAAGAGATTTTCGCTCGGAGCACCCAAATTTCCCGGGACGAAGCCTATGTAAACCGCATCCAGTGCTTACGTACCATCTGTGAGACGCCAAAGGAATCGGGCGGCAGACGCTCGCGAGGAGACCAGGCACGGTATCACGCTCGGCTTTACCAGTCGTAAGGTCCTCGGCTCCTACGCAGCGAGGCAAGCAGCACGTACGTAGAGAGGAAGCGTCCGATTCGTTTCTTGTCCACGTGTCGCAACGCAAATGGTACGTATGCAGTGGATGCGACGCGCTGCAGGGAATTTTTTCCCCCTCAACAAGCCACCTAAAccgtagcttttttttttttttgagcaacacCTAAACCGTAGCTGACGCGGGCGCCGTAAAGGGGCAACGGCACAGCACGCTCGAGAGGCCAGCAGCCGCTGGCCTTTGGAGAGTGGCCCTGCTTTTCGATTGCAGAGCTGGGTCCTCTACCCTCTGGGTCGGGTTACGAGCCGTCCAGATGAGATGAAACCATCGCTGCGTCCGGCGATCCGGCCGAAGGCCCAACCCAAGGCGACATCCAATGCAGCGCCGTGCTGCGGCCGCGATCCATCCATCAACACCAAGCGGTCCAAGCCCCACCACACTCCGATCCATATTTTGcgtgaacaaaaaaaaaactcctcACGAGACGAGGAAACCGCCCAAAACCTAGCGTCCCAGCCTGTCCCACGCGCGGAGAGGCCCCCACCTGGTCCACCGGCAGCCTCACAGGTCGCGCCAGCTCACGAGGCCCATCGCCATGGGCCGCTAGCCCATTAAATCCCCGCACCGGGCGGCTCCGCGTCCGCAGCCACCAGACCCCTCTCCGGGTTCTCTCTCTCTACGGGTCGAagccctcctctcctctctccccgGCTCGTCTCCCTCTCCCCCACAGGATCTAGGGTTTGCTCGCTCGGCCTTCGTCCTTCTTGGGCCGAGCCCTAATTCGTCTGCACCGCCCCGCCACCAAGCAAGCCGAGCCCCCGGTTTGGTTCGCCTCCGCTGCGCCCCGCTTCCTCCCCGTACGTAAGCCCCCAAACTCCAAACCCCTCTCCTGGCCCTCCTCTGCTCCTCCCGCGTGTTCCGTCTTCTCCTAAATCCGCGCTGCTCGTAGCTTTCGGATTGGATTGTTTCGTGGTTTAGATTTAGGTGCGCCGTTCGAGTTGGTCCGTTGGGCTCCGTTTTAGTGGGCTCGGTTCGTCGGATCTGTAGGGGTCAAGCGCTTCGCTGGGAGCGTTGCTTGGAATTTGTTTTGTTTTGGTGCGAAATTTTTCGTAGTAAAATTTTCTTTTTCGGTGGGCGTCAGGGCGCTGTAGATTATGTGCACTATATTCAATATTGTTGCCTTTTTTAGCGTATTCTGGTACGAACAAATTGtggcgtgtgtttttgggagTGGTTCAGTTTTCCGAGGGAATTACTAAGATTTTTGTTGAAGTAGGACGTAGCTGTCGTCTGTGAAGATGAAGAGTTTATAGGAAACAGTTTGATTTTGTTCTTTGGGAAACAATAACCCGTTCGGGTATCAGTCTTATTAGCTATAGAATTACTAGTACATGTTACTCCAGTGTTTGGAGCTTAAAAAAAATGATTCATTGCATAGTGCTGCATGCCTGtatctttgtgaattttgtaCCTACACCAAGGTAGTCATACTGGAGTAGTTGAGTATGATTTCGAAGTCCAATAGCCTGCTAGGTTTGATGACTGTAATTATCTTTTTGATAGGAAGTTCCAGCAACCATGGCTTGTTTCTGACAGGACCTTAAGTAAACGATGAGCATGGTTGAGTTTCTGCTCAAAGGCTAGGTTGCCGGTGGCATTTTATTCTTTAGCTATTCACGTGTAGCCCCATATGGTTCTGGTGAAGGGCCTACCCTTGAACTTCGGTGAAGGGCCTACCCTTGAACTTCGTATTTTATTTTCTGTTACAGCTGCATGTTTAACTACTTGCATTCAGCATTACTTTGCCTGGCTTGGtgacatttgtcacttttctattGTCTTGCTCATGCTATATTCACATGTGTGAAAACATACCTTCATTGCTGACATCTCTCATAGGTACAATGTTTTAAAATTTTTGCACTTTTGGATACCATCACGATTGAGAAGTCATCATTATGTCATCTAGTCTATCTACTACAAAATATATTCCATGTGTAGCTTTTGGAAAACGTCAGCAATGTTGGTGGCCTCTGAACCTTGACATGAAAATTTGTTCCTGGGCACTGCTGCCATAAACAACCAGATCTTGTGAATAATGGAACTCTGTAGAATATCTGCTGTCTGTCTATTTTGTCATGAAAACTTTGATGGTGTACCTTATGAAATTTTATTGAGTTAAATCCATGAGCGGCCCCTGAACTTGTCATggggtgccacttaggtccatggACTTTGAAATTGCATTTCAAGgcccctaaacttgttaagtggtgcaccgCGGTGGTCTTTATGGTCCTCAAATGGACCTGCTATGCACTATTTTACAAGTTTAAGGATGTGcggtgcaccacttaacaagtttagggactcAGAAATGCATTTTTAAAGTTCTTGGACCTAAGTGACACTGTATAACAAATTCAGGGGAAGctgatgcatttaactctattTTATTTGTTTGGAGTCCCTTTTTCATGAAACAATCAAGTGATATGATGTGACTGAATTGCACCTAACACGATTGTAATTGACAGGCATTCTTGGATTCCATTGGCTTGTATCTTCAGCATGGGTGAGCCAAACAGCAATGATAATGCAATGGTGCATGACAGTGAGATGGTTGATGGCAATGGTGTGATCCATGATAGTGAGATGATTCATGGTAGTGAGATGATCCATGGCGATGAGATGATCCATGGCAATGAGATGATTCATGGGACTGAGATGGTTGAAGGCAGTGAGATGATCCATGGTCATGATATGGTTCAGGTTAATGATCTCATCCACGGTAATGAGATGGTTCCAGTTAACGACATGGTCAATGGTGACGAGATGGCCCATGGTAATGAATTGGTCAATGCTGAGATGACCCCGCGAACATCAAGACGTCGGAAGAAGAAGTCGTTAGTTTGGGAGCACTTCACTATAGAACCCATGCCAGGAGGAAACTCAAGAGCATGCTGCAATTTATGCAAGCAAACCTTTGCGTATAGTTCTGGCTCAAAAATTGCAGGCACTAGCCATCTCAAGAGGCACATCACCCTGGGCTCCTGTCCTGTTATGAAAGACCAAGACAGGAAGCTAACACTGCCACTTGCAGGGGGGCATGTCACTGATAATGATGGTGAGGCTTCTGTGGAACGTCCTACTAAGAGGCGTTACAGATACACTGGTTAtgcaaatgctacttttgatcAGGAACGGAGCTCCTCTTATCTGGCGAAGATGATCATTTTGCATGACTACCCACTTCACATTGTTCAACAGTCATCCTTTACTAATTTTATTGAGAGTCTGCAGCCTCGTTTCAAGGTTGTAGATGTGGAGACAATGGAAGGAGAGGTGTATGCTGTTTTCCAGAAAGCAAAAGAGAACCTGTTGCAAGCATTCAGCACTATGCCAGGAAGGATCAGCCTCACTATAGGACTCTGGACAACCAGTCAGACTCTTGGCTATGTTTCTCTTGCTGGGCAGTTTATTGACTCTGATTGGAAAGTGCACCGAAGAATGCTCAACTTCATGATGGTGTCTTCTCCTCATTCAGAGAATGCACTTAGTGAAGCTATTAGCTCGAGCCTTTCGGAGTGGAATATGAAGGACAAGCTGTTCACTATCACATTGGATAACGATTGCTCTTCCCATGATATTTACAGTGCAAATCTTAGGGATCACCTCTCCAATAAGAACAACCTCATGCTTAAGGGACAGCTCTTTGTTGTGAGGTGCTATGCTCATATCCTGAATGTAGTTGCTCAGGATGTAATTGCTTCGATTCACGGCGTGATTTACAACATCCGTGAGAGTATCAAGTTCATAAAAGCTTCTCCAAGCCGTGAGGAGAAGTTTGCTGAGATTGCTCTGCAGCTGGAGATTCCCAGTGCCAAGACCCTTTGTTTAGATGTCACAACCCAGTGGAACACAACTTATCTGATGCTGCTGGCTGCCTTGGACTATAAGCAGGCTTTTGCTACACTGGAGACATGTGATGATAATTACAATGAATCTCCTTCAGCAGAGGACTGGAAGAAAGTTGAGGCTAGCTGTAATTACCTGAAACTGCTATATGACTCTGCACATAGTGTGATGGCTTCAGCAAACCCTACTGCAAACATCTTTTTCCATGAAGCTTGGAAAATTCAGCTTGAGCTAGCCAATGGCACAGAACATGAAAGTCCCTTTTTCAGCAGTATTGCCAAGGATATGCATGAGAGATTTGACAAATACTGGAAAGATTGCAGCCTGGTGTTAGCCGTTGCTGTTGTTATGGATCCACGTTTCAAGATGAAGCTTGTTGAGTTCAGTTACTCTAAAATTTATGGTGCTGAGGCTGCGAAATATGTTAAGGTTGTCAATGACTCTCTGCATGAGCTGTATAAGGAGTATGTGGCACAGCCGCTCCCCTTGACCCCTGCCTATGTTGATGCTAACAATGTGGCTGCCAACGCGAATGTTAACCAGGGAAATCCTCCTTCCACTAGTGATGGTCTTCTTGACTTTGATATGTACCTTTCTGAGATTCAAAGTAGCCAGCCTGCAAAATGTGAACTGGAGCAGTACCTGGAGGAATCCCTCACTCCACGTATCCAGGAGTTTGATATCCTTAACTGGTGGAAGCTTAACACAGTCAAGTTTCCAACTCTGTCCAAGATGGCCCAGGATATCTTGGCCATCCCAATGTCGATGGTTAGCAGTGGCAGCTCCATATTCTCTGCTGGAACTGGGAACCGCATGCTTGATGACTACAGAAGCTCTCTTCGCCCGGAGACTGTGGAGGCACTTGTCTGTGCAAAAGACTGGCTCCAGTATTCACCACCGGCTGCAACTGAGGGGCCAGGTTCTGAGATGATCAAGGCAGAAGCATTGTAGATTGCCGATACTGCTTCCCTGTTGAAGCACAAATAATATTGTGGTATCTTCGAGTGTAGTTAAGCGTAGGCATATTTTAGGCAGCAATTGCAGACATATATCTCTTCTGGAGTTTATCTCATAGTTGTAATTTGTCGTGTCGAACTCAGTTTAACTCACTGCAGTGTGTACTGAGTTTAGCTGTTGTCTGAGGGATGTCTCAGGGATTGAGGTGGTGAACTTATTTCCAGGCTATTGTTTGCTCAGGTATTCAGGTGCTAAACTTATTTCCAGATTTTGGTTATTGTTGGTGCCCTTTCTTAAGGCGTAACCTCTGTTGTGTGCTAGTGTGTTAGATGCCGTGGATTGGTATCTATTTATATTTGTATCTGTATAAATTTAGCCTCATTTTTTTGTGTGCTTGTCGCAAGTTATCTGATAGTGTCATCTGTTTAAGGTACACAACTTTGGTGACTTTGGTAATCAATGCTTTTGTTTGTACTCTGTCGTCTCACCATTGGTTCAACTCGGTGAAGTTACCAATGCTAACCAAGGTGTCTGTGGAGGTAGACAGCTCCGTTGCAGTCTTGGGACTCTTGGTGGCCACTGGCCATCGTTAATGGCCTCCAAAGGTGTCGGTGTTTATTGTTGCTGCATGGTGTTTATTGTTGCTGCATCCAGTTTTGGACAGAAGATAGCTGCATCCAGTTTTGGACAGAAGATAGCTGCATCCAGTTTTGGACAGAAGATAGAAGGGTCTGCTTGGAACGTAGGAATCGAAAATAAAGGAATGTATAAAAACAATGGAAGGAATAGAAATGATATTGCAAAACAGAGGAATATAAAACGTAGGAAGGAGATAAAAAGTAGTGTTTAGAACGCAGGAATCCATGACACACGAATAAAAACATGGGGGTGATAAACTAAAGTTAGCGTCTCTAATAATAGTGGATCAACTTGCATGTATTTTATAATTAACTTGTGGCATTTAATAGCGTGCAACTGTTACATATGTGCCTCCTACCCCGTGTGCATtaactctctctctctattcTCCGTACATATGCAGCTCATCATTCATCAAAATTCCACTTGACTAATAAGTTGCATAGTAGTATACTCGCTCCATCCAGAAAAGAATATAATCATAGAAAACATGTCAGTCAAATTTGTTCaattttgaccaagtttatagtaagtagtattagcatttatgtcttgaaataaacttattatgaaaatatattctataactaatataataatacttattttgtCTCATGAGTGTTAGTatattttaatataattttaattaaagttaaaattgtttgactTCTTGAAATGTgataattgtattcttttgtgaACGAAGGGAGTAGTAAACAAGCGAGAGGTGTTGAACAGACGTAGTAAAGTTTCCAATGAGCtcagagctcattttctaggtgTAGCTACCGTTCCT harbors:
- the LOC136538097 gene encoding GRF-interacting factor 1, which codes for MQQQHLMQMNQNMIGGYTSPAAVTTDLIQQYLDENKQLILAILDNQNNGKVEECERHQAKLQHNLMYLAAIADSQPPQTAPLSQYPSNLMMQPGPRYMPPQSGQMMSPQSLMAARSSMMYAHPSMSPLQQQQAAHGQLGMASGGGGGTTSGFSILHGEASMGGAAGAGAGNSMMNAGMFSGFGRSSSGAKEGSTSLSVDVRGGTSSGAQSGDGEYLKAGTEEEGS
- the LOC136519025 gene encoding zinc finger BED domain-containing protein RICESLEEPER 2-like: MGEPNSNDNAMVHDSEMVDGNGVIHDSEMIHGSEMIHGDEMIHGNEMIHGTEMVEGSEMIHGHDMVQVNDLIHGNEMVPVNDMVNGDEMAHGNELVNAEMTPRTSRRRKKKSLVWEHFTIEPMPGGNSRACCNLCKQTFAYSSGSKIAGTSHLKRHITLGSCPVMKDQDRKLTLPLAGGHVTDNDGEASVERPTKRRYRYTGYANATFDQERSSSYLAKMIILHDYPLHIVQQSSFTNFIESLQPRFKVVDVETMEGEVYAVFQKAKENLLQAFSTMPGRISLTIGLWTTSQTLGYVSLAGQFIDSDWKVHRRMLNFMMVSSPHSENALSEAISSSLSEWNMKDKLFTITLDNDCSSHDIYSANLRDHLSNKNNLMLKGQLFVVRCYAHILNVVAQDVIASIHGVIYNIRESIKFIKASPSREEKFAEIALQLEIPSAKTLCLDVTTQWNTTYLMLLAALDYKQAFATLETCDDNYNESPSAEDWKKVEASCNYLKLLYDSAHSVMASANPTANIFFHEAWKIQLELANGTEHESPFFSSIAKDMHERFDKYWKDCSLVLAVAVVMDPRFKMKLVEFSYSKIYGAEAAKYVKVVNDSLHELYKEYVAQPLPLTPAYVDANNVAANANVNQGNPPSTSDGLLDFDMYLSEIQSSQPAKCELEQYLEESLTPRIQEFDILNWWKLNTVKFPTLSKMAQDILAIPMSMVSSGSSIFSAGTGNRMLDDYRSSLRPETVEALVCAKDWLQYSPPAATEGPGSEMIKAEAL